In Candidatus Kaistella beijingensis, a genomic segment contains:
- a CDS encoding alpha/beta hydrolase, with amino-acid sequence MDLQYLVREPQNITPKTPLLILLHGYGSNEEDLFSFVPTLPEDWLVVSFRAPFSTPYGGYSWYDIDLMNAENRIDIPQAKQSEKTILESILIITNHYGLTDNETHLCGFSQGGILSYALALQNPDLFSKVACMSCYPEEKLLENISKDKKKLEKLRFFISHGTEDAVIPLDWGRKAADLLYDLGCYFTFREYMSGHGVNQKNYMDLMEFFKH; translated from the coding sequence ATGGATTTACAATATTTGGTTCGAGAACCACAAAATATCACCCCAAAAACTCCACTTTTAATTTTACTGCACGGTTACGGAAGCAACGAGGAAGACCTCTTTTCCTTCGTCCCTACTCTACCAGAAGATTGGTTGGTTGTGAGTTTTCGTGCACCATTTTCTACTCCTTACGGAGGTTATTCTTGGTATGATATTGATTTGATGAATGCCGAAAACCGAATTGACATTCCTCAAGCTAAACAATCTGAAAAAACAATTTTAGAAAGTATATTAATAATCACCAATCATTATGGACTAACCGATAACGAAACGCATCTTTGCGGTTTTTCGCAAGGTGGAATCTTAAGTTATGCTTTGGCTTTGCAGAATCCTGATTTATTCTCAAAGGTTGCCTGTATGAGCTGTTACCCTGAAGAAAAACTGTTGGAAAACATATCAAAAGATAAAAAGAAACTCGAAAAATTACGTTTTTTTATTTCCCACGGAACCGAAGATGCCGTAATTCCGTTGGATTGGGGAAGAAAAGCAGCCGATCTACTCTATGATTTAGGGTGCTATTTCACGTTCCGAGAATATATGAGCGGACACGGCGTGAACCAAAAAAACTATATGGACTTAATGGAATTCTTTAAACATTAA